In Verrucomicrobiia bacterium, one genomic interval encodes:
- a CDS encoding UbiD family decarboxylase, with amino-acid sequence MAYDSFREWVDALDRAGELKRIREPVATELEITALADHEMKSPGGGRALLIERPTIGGVVSPFPVAINTLGSWRRMALGLGAASVDDVAAELGALVHARPPGSLREALHLLAKGLELRHARPRRVSSGACQEVVHLYDAPRPHTDPWPSAPRVEDGPQSIPLPTLRDLPILQCWPLDGGRFITLPCVVTQDPDTGERNLGMYRIQVYDGQTTGLHWQLQKVAARHGRRYFETGRRMPVAIVLGGDPVFAFAATAPLPDGLDELLLAGFLRRRSVDLVRCRTVDLDVPAGADFVIEGYMDPREPLREEGPFGDHTGYYTLPEPYPVFHVTAITHRRDAVYPATIVGRPPMEDFYIGSASVKLFLPVFRMNFPEIVDIALPAEGVFHNLVFVSIRKTYPMQAYKIMHGLWGMGQMMFTKYLVVVDAGVDVHNTSEVLFHLCANTDPERDALFTRGPSDVLDHATAEIAVGSKVGFDATRKLPGEGFRRPWPPLIRMDPEVERKVAELLRRLKD; translated from the coding sequence ATGGCCTATGACTCCTTTCGCGAGTGGGTGGATGCGCTCGATCGCGCCGGTGAACTGAAACGGATCCGCGAGCCGGTGGCCACGGAGCTGGAGATCACCGCCCTCGCGGACCACGAGATGAAGTCGCCCGGCGGCGGGCGCGCCTTGCTGATTGAACGGCCCACCATTGGCGGCGTCGTTTCGCCCTTCCCGGTCGCCATCAACACCCTCGGATCCTGGCGCCGCATGGCGCTCGGCCTGGGAGCAGCATCCGTGGACGACGTCGCCGCCGAACTCGGCGCTCTCGTTCATGCCCGGCCACCCGGCTCACTCCGCGAAGCCCTCCATTTGCTGGCCAAAGGCCTCGAACTCCGCCACGCCCGACCGCGACGGGTGTCTTCCGGTGCCTGCCAGGAGGTGGTCCACCTGTACGACGCACCCCGGCCACACACAGACCCCTGGCCCTCCGCGCCGCGGGTTGAGGACGGACCCCAGTCCATTCCCCTTCCCACACTGCGGGACCTGCCAATCCTCCAATGCTGGCCTTTGGATGGCGGCCGATTCATCACCCTGCCCTGCGTCGTCACCCAGGATCCGGACACCGGGGAGCGCAATCTTGGGATGTACCGGATCCAAGTTTACGACGGCCAGACCACGGGCCTCCACTGGCAGTTGCAGAAGGTCGCGGCGCGACACGGTCGCCGTTACTTCGAAACCGGCCGACGCATGCCGGTCGCGATCGTCCTGGGTGGCGACCCCGTGTTCGCATTTGCCGCCACCGCGCCACTGCCCGACGGCCTCGACGAACTGCTGCTCGCGGGCTTCCTCCGTCGCCGCTCGGTGGACTTGGTCCGGTGCCGGACCGTGGATCTGGATGTCCCCGCCGGCGCCGATTTCGTGATCGAGGGTTACATGGATCCGCGGGAACCCCTTCGCGAGGAAGGTCCGTTCGGCGACCACACCGGGTATTATACCCTTCCGGAACCCTACCCGGTCTTCCATGTCACGGCGATCACCCACCGGCGCGACGCCGTCTATCCGGCCACCATCGTGGGACGGCCTCCCATGGAGGACTTCTACATCGGCAGCGCCTCCGTGAAGCTGTTCCTCCCGGTCTTCCGAATGAACTTCCCGGAGATCGTGGACATTGCCCTCCCGGCGGAAGGGGTCTTTCACAACCTGGTCTTCGTGAGCATTCGCAAGACCTATCCGATGCAGGCCTACAAGATCATGCACGGTCTCTGGGGCATGGGGCAGATGATGTTCACGAAGTATCTGGTCGTCGTGGACGCCGGAGTGGACGTGCACAATACCAGCGAGGTCTTGTTCCATCTTTGCGCGAACACCGACCCCGAACGCGATGCGCTGTTCACCCGGGGACCTTCGGACGTACTGGACCATGCCACCGCGGAAATCGCCGTGGGCAGCAAGGTCGGATTTGACGCGACCCGCAAGCTGCCCGGCGAAGGCTTCCGGCGCCCCTGGCCGCCTCTCATCCGGATGGATCCCGAAGTCGAACGGAAGGTTGCCGAACTATTGCGACGCCTGAAGGACTGA
- the asnB gene encoding asparagine synthase (glutamine-hydrolyzing) translates to MCGLCGIWNFEPARTVDPELLSRMTRRLRHRGPDEEGLHLDGPIGLGFRRLSILDLASSHQPMSTPDGSLWIVFNGEIYNFRDLRPVLERERPFHTSGDTEVLLNGFAVHGPGIVDRLRGMFAFAVWDAVAREMTLAVDGFGKKPLYYALDARRLVFGSELKVFLELPDLPLEPDPEAIDEYLANGFIAAPRTIYRNVRKMPPGTLLTVRSGGAVRQHTYWTPTLRPPDAWRRDPASDLAAELRGHLETAVRLRMISDVPLGAFLSGGLDSSAVVALMSRETSQRLRTFSIGFSDDPDDESPYSALVARHLGTDHTHEVVSAAQLAGAAPDLVRHFDEPFADDSMVPSWFVCRLARREVTVALSGDGGDEVFGGYTWYRRAWRQHCLQSWIPKPLRPAAALLAPVLPAKLGDYLRRLPSGPLSWRIEPPFFDREARSRLYHPEMRTSLGASNPDREREVVASNPALPLLSRLQTLDLAGYLPADILVKVDRVSMRESLEVRSPLLDARVFEFMATVPAPLKLGRRGSKWLLQQAVRDLLPPAILARRKRGFDVPLATWFQGPLRPLLEELRRAPTLGLHAWLDPGAVRAALTLPEMPSPRLSRQAWALLCLELWTRHASASPGP, encoded by the coding sequence ATGTGCGGCCTCTGCGGGATCTGGAATTTCGAGCCGGCCCGGACCGTGGATCCGGAGCTGCTCTCCCGAATGACCCGACGCCTTCGCCACCGGGGTCCGGACGAGGAGGGCCTGCACCTCGATGGACCCATCGGACTCGGCTTCCGCCGGTTGAGCATCCTCGACCTCGCCTCGAGCCATCAGCCGATGTCCACGCCCGACGGCTCGCTTTGGATCGTCTTCAACGGGGAGATCTACAACTTCCGGGACTTGCGGCCGGTGCTGGAGCGGGAACGTCCGTTCCACACCTCCGGCGACACCGAGGTCCTGTTGAATGGATTTGCCGTCCACGGTCCCGGAATTGTGGACCGTTTGCGCGGGATGTTCGCCTTCGCGGTCTGGGATGCGGTCGCCCGCGAAATGACCCTCGCGGTGGACGGCTTCGGGAAGAAGCCGCTGTACTACGCCCTGGACGCCCGCCGCCTCGTCTTCGGCTCCGAGCTCAAGGTCTTCCTCGAGCTGCCGGACCTGCCCCTGGAGCCGGACCCCGAGGCCATTGATGAGTACCTTGCCAACGGGTTTATCGCGGCCCCGCGGACCATCTATCGCAACGTCCGCAAGATGCCTCCGGGCACGCTGTTGACCGTGCGCTCCGGAGGCGCTGTTCGCCAGCACACCTATTGGACTCCCACGTTGCGCCCGCCGGACGCCTGGCGTCGGGATCCGGCCTCCGACCTCGCTGCCGAACTTCGCGGGCATCTGGAGACCGCCGTCCGGCTGCGGATGATCAGCGATGTCCCCCTGGGGGCGTTTCTCAGCGGCGGCCTCGACAGCAGCGCCGTGGTCGCGCTGATGAGCCGGGAGACCTCGCAGCGCCTGCGCACCTTCTCGATCGGCTTCTCCGACGACCCCGACGACGAGAGCCCGTATTCGGCCCTGGTCGCCCGCCATCTCGGCACCGACCACACCCATGAGGTCGTCTCGGCGGCGCAACTGGCCGGGGCCGCTCCCGATCTCGTCCGCCATTTCGACGAGCCGTTCGCCGATGATTCCATGGTGCCGTCCTGGTTTGTCTGCCGGCTGGCCCGGCGGGAGGTGACCGTCGCGCTCAGCGGCGATGGGGGGGACGAAGTTTTCGGAGGGTACACCTGGTATCGCCGCGCCTGGCGCCAGCACTGCCTCCAATCGTGGATTCCCAAGCCCCTGCGGCCGGCAGCGGCCCTTCTTGCCCCGGTGCTTCCGGCAAAGCTCGGGGATTATCTGCGGCGCCTCCCCTCCGGACCCCTCTCCTGGCGGATCGAACCGCCATTTTTCGACCGCGAGGCCCGGTCCAGGCTTTACCACCCCGAGATGCGCACTTCCCTCGGCGCATCCAATCCCGACCGGGAACGCGAGGTCGTCGCGTCGAACCCCGCGCTGCCATTGCTCTCGCGCCTGCAGACCCTCGACCTCGCCGGATACCTGCCCGCGGACATCCTGGTGAAAGTGGACCGCGTTTCGATGCGCGAGTCCCTGGAGGTCCGGAGCCCGCTCCTCGATGCCAGGGTCTTTGAGTTCATGGCCACCGTTCCGGCACCGCTGAAACTGGGTCGTCGCGGCTCCAAATGGCTGCTGCAGCAGGCCGTCCGGGATCTCCTGCCTCCCGCGATCCTTGCCCGGCGCAAGCGGGGATTCGACGTCCCGCTCGCCACCTGGTTTCAGGGTCCCCTGCGTCCGCTGCTGGAAGAACTGCGCCGGGCACCGACCCTGGGACTCCATGCGTGGCTGGATCCCGGAGCCGTTCGCGCTGCCTTGACCCTGCCCGAGATGCCAAGTCCCCGTTTGTCCAGGCAGGCCTGGGCGTTGCTCTGCCTGGAGCTCTGGACCCGTCACGCGTCCGCTTCTCCCGGTCCATGA
- a CDS encoding DUF1553 domain-containing protein, whose amino-acid sequence MSRSIQPGRNSRAARTVLALTLGGLGAGAAPDFEADVRPLLEARCVSCHGDRKQESGLRLDLRDAALAGGDHGPLLVPGAPEDSVLIQVVSGTHGEVARMPRKGDPLAPEEVETLRKWIAGGALWPTDEPSVAAGPDPRTHWAFQPVRRPAVPTVTSEDSRFPLRNPVDHFVLARLQEASMAPSPEADRITWMRRLSLDLTGLPPAPEEVDAFVADPSPEAHARVVERLLASPHYGEKWARHWLDAARYADSNGFEKDRTRSIWPWRDWVIRSLNADLPFDEFTRDQLAGDLVPGATLDQRIATGFLRNSMINMEGGVEPEKFRVESIVDRVDAVGRTWLGLTIACAQCHNHKFDPISQREYFAFYDFLNQDVEPRIEVPEPEVEAKRHEIEEAARHLEDQWASDPATAARFARWLEGLGAQGTAWEVLDPDEWHSTPMKFEKQEDHSLLAGGDIYGTGVLRVWTTVSGTNLTGFRLELLNDGNLPFGGPGLDGRGDFLIGEFMAEAMPLNPPGPVEPGSTNGPAPQQIVFTRVIADSEVPGFPASAMADGVVTNGGWASALTRGRRNDERRAVFQASEPFGFEGGTSLLLTIHSKPKEGLQVADGRLSNYIPGRLRLSVTRDPGPLTVEPLSERQRARLATALGAPPPHLRRELFRTYLFQDPELAETALAWDDLWADWPSAGVTTLALAAREPSRVTRLFKRGDWQKPSVAVAADVPAVLNPFPQGIPRNRLGLAAWLTHPDNPLTARVLVNRVWQQYFGTGLVETPEDLGTRAEPPSHPALLDWLAAEFMDPQTPVSMAAEPPRPWSLKHLHRLIAGSSAYRQASVLTPATLERDPANRLLGRGPRFRVEGETVQDIALKVSGLLSTKIGGPSVFPPLPDGVMSLAYGPITWNVSEGDDRYRRALYTFWKRSVPYPALLTFDAPAAEQSCVRRTRSNTPLQALTTLNEPTFHQAARWLAWRALAAADTDEQRARWAFRQCVSRPPTDRETTVLLGLLAQARAEYSSRPGDAGRFAFADPKNPAPLPRGQTTTDLAAWSAVTRAMLNLDETITKE is encoded by the coding sequence ATGTCGCGCAGCATTCAACCTGGTCGCAATTCCCGGGCGGCCCGGACCGTTCTGGCGCTGACGCTTGGTGGACTGGGCGCCGGAGCGGCGCCGGATTTCGAGGCGGACGTCCGACCCCTGCTTGAGGCCCGCTGCGTGTCCTGCCACGGAGATCGCAAGCAGGAATCCGGACTGCGTCTCGACCTTCGCGACGCCGCGCTGGCCGGCGGCGATCACGGGCCGCTGCTCGTTCCGGGTGCCCCGGAGGACTCGGTGCTGATCCAAGTTGTCTCGGGCACCCATGGGGAGGTGGCCCGGATGCCTCGGAAAGGGGATCCGCTAGCCCCGGAGGAGGTCGAGACGCTCCGGAAATGGATCGCCGGCGGCGCGCTCTGGCCGACCGACGAGCCATCGGTGGCGGCCGGTCCCGACCCCAGAACCCACTGGGCGTTCCAGCCCGTCCGACGGCCCGCAGTACCCACCGTCACGTCCGAAGATTCGCGTTTCCCGCTGCGAAACCCGGTGGATCATTTCGTTTTGGCACGCCTTCAGGAAGCCTCCATGGCCCCGTCCCCGGAGGCCGACCGCATCACCTGGATGCGGCGGCTGTCCCTCGACCTCACCGGGTTGCCGCCCGCGCCGGAGGAGGTGGACGCCTTCGTTGCGGACCCTTCGCCCGAGGCCCACGCCCGGGTGGTGGAGCGTCTGCTGGCATCCCCCCACTACGGAGAGAAATGGGCACGGCACTGGCTCGATGCCGCCCGCTATGCGGATTCCAACGGCTTCGAGAAGGACCGGACCCGGTCCATCTGGCCGTGGCGCGACTGGGTGATTCGTTCCCTGAATGCGGACCTGCCCTTCGACGAGTTCACGCGCGATCAACTCGCCGGCGACCTGGTTCCGGGAGCCACCCTCGACCAGCGCATCGCAACCGGCTTTCTCCGAAATTCCATGATCAACATGGAGGGGGGCGTCGAACCGGAGAAATTCCGGGTGGAGAGCATTGTGGACCGAGTGGACGCCGTCGGCCGCACCTGGCTGGGTCTGACGATCGCGTGCGCCCAATGCCACAATCACAAGTTCGATCCCATCTCCCAACGGGAGTATTTCGCCTTTTACGATTTCCTGAACCAGGACGTGGAGCCCCGGATTGAAGTGCCCGAGCCCGAAGTCGAGGCGAAGCGTCACGAGATCGAGGAGGCGGCGCGGCATCTGGAGGACCAGTGGGCGTCGGACCCCGCCACCGCGGCGCGGTTCGCGCGCTGGCTCGAAGGCCTCGGTGCTCAGGGGACCGCCTGGGAGGTGCTGGATCCTGACGAATGGCACTCCACCCCGATGAAGTTCGAGAAACAGGAGGACCATTCCCTCCTGGCAGGCGGCGACATCTACGGCACCGGAGTGCTGCGGGTGTGGACGACCGTGTCCGGCACCAACCTGACGGGATTTCGACTGGAGTTGCTGAATGACGGCAATCTGCCTTTTGGCGGCCCGGGCCTCGATGGCCGGGGAGATTTCCTCATCGGCGAGTTCATGGCTGAAGCCATGCCCCTGAACCCTCCGGGACCTGTCGAGCCGGGGTCAACGAATGGCCCGGCCCCCCAGCAGATCGTTTTTACTCGCGTCATTGCGGATTCCGAAGTCCCGGGGTTTCCCGCGTCGGCGATGGCCGACGGCGTCGTCACGAACGGCGGCTGGGCCTCGGCCCTCACCCGCGGGCGCAGGAATGATGAGCGCCGGGCCGTGTTTCAGGCTTCTGAGCCTTTTGGCTTCGAGGGAGGCACAAGCCTCCTGCTCACGATTCATTCGAAGCCGAAGGAGGGTTTGCAGGTCGCCGACGGCCGCTTGTCCAACTACATCCCGGGGCGGCTGCGCCTCAGCGTCACGCGGGATCCGGGGCCGCTAACGGTGGAGCCTCTAAGCGAGCGTCAGCGGGCCCGTCTCGCGACGGCTCTTGGCGCACCCCCTCCGCACCTTCGGCGCGAGCTGTTCCGCACGTACCTGTTTCAGGATCCCGAGCTGGCGGAGACCGCACTGGCCTGGGATGACCTGTGGGCGGACTGGCCGTCTGCAGGCGTGACCACTCTGGCGCTCGCCGCCCGGGAACCGTCACGTGTCACCCGCCTCTTCAAACGCGGCGACTGGCAGAAGCCCTCCGTCGCCGTCGCGGCCGACGTGCCCGCGGTGCTGAATCCGTTTCCCCAGGGAATCCCTCGAAACCGCCTTGGGCTCGCCGCCTGGCTGACCCATCCCGACAATCCGCTGACCGCCCGCGTCCTCGTCAATCGCGTCTGGCAGCAGTATTTCGGCACCGGACTGGTGGAGACCCCGGAAGATCTTGGGACCCGGGCCGAGCCTCCATCGCATCCGGCCTTGCTGGACTGGCTGGCCGCCGAGTTCATGGATCCTCAGACCCCTGTGTCCATGGCTGCCGAACCGCCACGGCCTTGGAGCTTGAAGCATCTGCATCGCTTGATCGCCGGATCCTCCGCGTACCGTCAGGCCTCCGTGCTGACACCGGCCACGCTTGAGCGGGATCCCGCCAACCGGTTGCTGGGCCGCGGCCCGCGATTCCGGGTCGAGGGCGAGACGGTGCAGGACATCGCCCTCAAGGTGAGCGGCCTGTTGTCCACGAAGATTGGCGGGCCCAGTGTTTTCCCCCCGTTGCCCGACGGCGTGATGTCCCTCGCCTACGGGCCGATCACCTGGAATGTGAGCGAGGGAGACGACCGCTACCGGCGGGCACTGTACACCTTCTGGAAGCGCAGCGTGCCCTATCCGGCGCTTCTGACCTTCGACGCGCCCGCCGCGGAGCAGAGCTGCGTGCGCCGCACCCGCTCAAACACCCCCCTCCAGGCGTTGACCACACTCAATGAGCCGACGTTCCACCAGGCGGCCCGATGGCTTGCGTGGCGGGCGCTGGCCGCCGCGGACACCGACGAGCAGCGTGCCCGGTGGGCGTTCCGCCAGTGCGTTTCCCGTCCGCCCACCGACCGCGAGACCACCGTCCTGCTCGGGCTGCTCGCGCAGGCCCGGGCCGAGTACTCCTCCCGGCCGGGCGACGCCGGCCGGTTCGCCTTTGCCGACCCGAAGAACCCCGCGCCGCTTCCCCGCGGCCAGACGACCACCGACCTTGCCGCCTGGAGCGCGGTCACCCGCGCCATGCTCAACCTCGACGAAACCATCACCAAGGAGTGA
- a CDS encoding RNA-binding protein → MNTKLYVGNLSFNTTENDLQDAFAAHGPVSEVNLMVDRATGRSRGFAFVTMGTPEGAQSAISAMHGARLDGRELTVNEARPKEERPRSGGFGGGGGGGGYGGGGGGGGRGGWGGDRGGSRRGGGGGGRY, encoded by the coding sequence ATGAATACAAAACTGTATGTTGGAAACCTGTCGTTCAATACGACGGAAAATGACCTCCAAGACGCCTTTGCCGCCCACGGCCCGGTGTCCGAGGTGAACCTGATGGTGGATCGCGCCACCGGCCGCTCCCGCGGCTTCGCGTTCGTCACCATGGGCACGCCCGAGGGGGCTCAGTCCGCGATCAGCGCCATGCACGGCGCCCGGCTCGACGGACGTGAACTCACCGTCAACGAAGCCCGTCCGAAGGAGGAGCGTCCGCGCTCCGGCGGTTTCGGTGGCGGTGGTGGTGGCGGTGGCTACGGCGGTGGCGGTGGCGGCGGCGGCCGCGGCGGTTGGGGCGGGGACCGTGGCGGTTCCCGTCGCGGCGGTGGCGGCGGCGGGCGCTACTAA
- a CDS encoding MBOAT family protein yields the protein MLFVSWSFAVFLPVVLMLHYWGRRQGWQVGVLTLASFVFYGWANPSLVPLLALSALVNAVASQELIAAGRAPLRRRTVLAGALVYNVGVLAFFKYAALLGRVLLPEALWIRWGPWLQDIPLPVGISFFTFQGISLIVDTWHAGARGIAGLPPPVTGREVGLHYVKVTFFKAFFPQLVAGPIVKAGEFFHQIRPKRLRDVQWDAAVRTLILGFFLKMVVADNLKEVTEGLRYPEFLMLPRINLIALLYAFSFQILADFAGYSIIAIGLGRLFGYELPVNFNHPYLSRSITEFWRRWHITLSSWLREYLYIPLGGNRSGTVVTYRNLFIVMFLGGLWHGAAWSYAIWGSAHGLLLAGERLMFNRHREPVPDGWTPGGVVRAGITFSAVSALWLLFKLPEFRHVIEYVRSVVHNGGAPQIQALYVIAVFSAPVVLWELWGALARVRARWTLARRERVSWAGYSVMMFLIVTNSGPPGTFIYFQF from the coding sequence ATGCTGTTCGTCAGTTGGTCGTTTGCGGTCTTCCTGCCGGTGGTCCTGATGCTCCATTACTGGGGCCGGCGGCAGGGGTGGCAGGTCGGGGTGCTGACCCTGGCCAGCTTCGTCTTCTATGGCTGGGCGAACCCCTCGCTGGTGCCTCTGCTGGCGCTGTCCGCCCTGGTGAATGCGGTGGCCTCCCAGGAGTTGATTGCCGCCGGGCGGGCCCCGCTGCGGCGGCGAACGGTTCTGGCGGGAGCCCTGGTTTACAACGTCGGGGTGCTGGCCTTCTTCAAGTATGCGGCGTTGCTGGGCCGCGTGCTCCTGCCGGAGGCGTTGTGGATCCGCTGGGGACCGTGGCTGCAGGACATCCCGCTCCCCGTGGGCATCTCGTTCTTCACCTTTCAGGGGATCAGCCTGATTGTGGACACTTGGCATGCCGGGGCCCGGGGGATTGCCGGGCTGCCTCCTCCGGTCACCGGACGCGAGGTGGGCCTGCACTATGTGAAGGTCACCTTTTTCAAGGCATTCTTCCCGCAGCTCGTGGCCGGGCCCATCGTCAAAGCCGGCGAGTTCTTCCACCAAATCCGACCCAAACGGCTTCGCGACGTGCAATGGGACGCCGCGGTGCGGACGCTGATCCTGGGATTTTTCCTCAAGATGGTGGTGGCGGACAATCTGAAGGAGGTGACCGAGGGCCTCCGGTACCCGGAATTCCTGATGCTGCCGAGGATCAACCTGATCGCTCTGCTGTACGCGTTCTCCTTTCAGATCCTGGCGGACTTTGCGGGCTATTCGATCATCGCCATCGGGTTGGGGCGGTTGTTCGGCTACGAACTGCCCGTAAATTTCAACCATCCGTACCTCAGCCGGAGCATCACGGAGTTCTGGCGGCGCTGGCACATCACGCTGTCCTCCTGGCTCCGGGAGTACCTCTACATCCCCCTCGGGGGCAACCGAAGCGGGACAGTGGTGACTTACCGGAATCTGTTCATCGTGATGTTCCTCGGGGGGCTGTGGCACGGCGCGGCATGGAGCTACGCCATTTGGGGCTCGGCCCACGGGCTCCTGCTGGCTGGAGAACGACTGATGTTCAACCGGCATCGCGAACCGGTGCCCGACGGATGGACGCCTGGAGGCGTCGTCAGAGCGGGGATCACCTTCTCCGCAGTGTCGGCGCTCTGGCTGCTCTTCAAGCTCCCGGAATTCCGTCACGTCATCGAATACGTTCGGAGCGTGGTCCATAACGGCGGGGCGCCGCAGATCCAGGCCCTGTACGTGATCGCCGTGTTCTCGGCACCGGTCGTTCTTTGGGAACTGTGGGGTGCGCTGGCGCGGGTTCGCGCCCGCTGGACCTTGGCGCGGCGGGAGCGGGTCTCGTGGGCAGGGTATTCGGTGATGATGTTTCTCATCGTGACCAACTCGGGTCCTCCGGGAACGTTCATTTACTTCCAGTTCTGA
- a CDS encoding DUF1501 domain-containing protein produces MGHRTAASVPSANPMSPRQPPQPPRARAVIYLFMAGAPSQLELFDYKPTLARYNGQPVPKDVLGGQTYAFIKPDSAIYAPEFSFARHGHSGAWISEALPQLATVADELTIVRSMTTDAFNHAPGQIFMNTGSQQFGRPSLGAWVTYGLGSVSQDLPGFVVLNSAGGLSGGAGNYGSGFLPSLFQGVLFRKGADPVLYLSNPPGMTPSLQRRTLDAVRELNEERLGIVGDPEIATRINAFEMAYRMQSSAPELMDLSRESPETLAMYGAEPGKASFANNCLLARRLVERGVRFVQLFHEAWDHHSDVKGGVKAQAALTDRASAALVRDLKQRGLLEDTLVIWGGEFGRTPQVEASAELNRSLGRDHHPQAFTMWLAGGGTRRGVTVGETDAFGFNVVRDRVHVHDLHATLLHLLGFDHERLTFRFQGRDFRLTDVHGEVVTKLLA; encoded by the coding sequence ATGGGCCACCGCACCGCGGCATCGGTGCCGTCCGCCAATCCCATGAGTCCCCGGCAGCCCCCGCAGCCCCCGCGGGCCCGCGCGGTGATCTACCTCTTCATGGCCGGGGCGCCGAGCCAGCTCGAGCTCTTCGATTACAAGCCCACCCTTGCCCGCTACAACGGGCAGCCGGTGCCGAAGGATGTTCTTGGTGGACAGACCTACGCCTTCATCAAACCGGATTCGGCGATCTATGCGCCGGAATTTTCCTTTGCCCGTCATGGTCACTCCGGAGCCTGGATCAGCGAGGCCCTGCCGCAGCTCGCCACGGTCGCCGACGAACTGACGATCGTCCGGTCCATGACCACCGACGCCTTCAACCATGCTCCGGGTCAAATCTTCATGAACACCGGGTCCCAGCAGTTCGGACGCCCCAGCCTGGGAGCCTGGGTGACCTACGGACTGGGCAGCGTGTCCCAGGACCTCCCGGGGTTCGTGGTGCTGAATTCCGCGGGCGGCCTCAGCGGCGGCGCGGGGAATTATGGCAGCGGCTTCCTGCCGAGCCTGTTCCAGGGCGTGCTCTTCCGGAAGGGGGCCGACCCGGTCCTGTACCTCTCGAACCCGCCCGGCATGACGCCGTCCCTCCAGCGCCGGACCCTCGATGCCGTCCGCGAACTCAATGAGGAGCGCTTGGGCATTGTCGGCGACCCGGAGATCGCCACTCGGATCAATGCGTTTGAGATGGCGTACCGGATGCAGTCCAGCGCCCCGGAGCTCATGGACCTGTCACGGGAATCCCCGGAAACCCTGGCAATGTATGGGGCCGAGCCGGGCAAGGCATCCTTTGCCAACAACTGTCTTCTGGCCCGGCGTCTGGTCGAGCGGGGGGTCCGCTTCGTCCAGTTGTTTCACGAGGCCTGGGATCACCACAGCGATGTGAAGGGCGGGGTGAAGGCCCAGGCGGCATTGACCGACCGGGCGAGCGCCGCCCTGGTCCGGGACCTGAAGCAGCGGGGCCTGCTGGAGGACACCTTGGTGATCTGGGGCGGAGAGTTCGGCCGAACGCCACAAGTGGAGGCCAGCGCCGAGCTGAACCGCAGCCTGGGCCGCGATCATCATCCGCAGGCGTTCACGATGTGGCTGGCCGGGGGGGGAACCCGCCGGGGAGTCACGGTGGGGGAAACCGACGCGTTCGGGTTCAACGTCGTCCGGGACCGTGTCCACGTTCATGACCTCCATGCCACCCTTCTGCATCTGCTTGGGTTCGACCACGAGCGCCTGACGTTCCGTTTCCAAGGGCGGGATTTCCGACTGACCGATGTGCATGGCGAGGTGGTGACCAAGCTGCTGGCCTGA
- a CDS encoding glycosyltransferase family 4 protein yields MNPLRLLVCIDSLAAGGAQRQTVQLLTRLDRSRFEPRVVSLHGSRMSLSRHFVPDLEAAGLPVRELDRRWHWSELPGSLRDLQNARRAFRPHLIHSISHHCNHLTRALRLLPGPPFRLLTAIRTEYNRRQLRNERLEQWLSDRVVCNSPAMEVRLREQARISSARLRYIPNGLDVSQFATSPDPGLRERLSPGRRRVGLMMARITEQKAPHLLSEALGSLRLQGRLPSDVVFWIVGESDSTAAMERLTASIRRHDLQRQVLVLPSSSGPAAFYHATDFTVLTSLWEGTPNVVLESLAAGRPALVSEAANACGLIRAGTDGWVVPTADGDALADALASILSLDDRALEHFGPACRLRASMFDLPAMVSRYAALYEELVPGPC; encoded by the coding sequence ATGAATCCGCTGCGCCTGCTGGTCTGTATTGACAGTCTTGCCGCCGGAGGAGCTCAACGTCAGACGGTCCAGCTGCTCACACGGCTTGACCGCTCCCGTTTCGAGCCCCGGGTGGTCTCGCTGCACGGCTCGCGGATGTCCCTGAGCCGCCACTTCGTTCCGGACCTCGAGGCCGCCGGCCTGCCCGTCCGGGAACTGGATCGCCGGTGGCATTGGTCGGAGCTTCCCGGGTCGCTTCGGGACCTCCAAAACGCCCGCCGCGCCTTCCGTCCGCACCTGATCCATTCCATCAGCCACCACTGCAATCACCTCACTCGTGCCCTCCGGCTGCTGCCGGGACCCCCCTTCCGTCTCTTGACCGCCATCCGCACCGAATACAACCGCCGGCAGCTCCGCAACGAACGACTGGAGCAGTGGCTTTCCGATCGGGTGGTGTGCAACAGCCCGGCCATGGAAGTCCGCCTCCGGGAACAGGCCCGAATTTCTTCCGCCCGGCTGCGCTACATCCCCAACGGCCTGGATGTCTCCCAGTTTGCCACTTCCCCGGATCCCGGGCTCCGGGAGCGTCTCTCGCCCGGGCGACGACGGGTCGGTCTCATGATGGCCCGGATCACCGAACAGAAGGCCCCGCACCTGCTTTCCGAAGCCTTGGGATCTCTCCGGCTTCAGGGCCGGCTTCCGTCGGATGTGGTCTTCTGGATCGTTGGAGAGTCGGACAGCACCGCCGCGATGGAACGATTGACCGCTTCGATTCGTCGGCATGATCTGCAGCGTCAGGTCCTCGTTCTCCCTTCGAGCTCGGGTCCGGCTGCCTTCTACCACGCCACGGACTTCACGGTGTTGACGTCCCTTTGGGAAGGGACCCCCAATGTGGTTCTGGAGTCCCTGGCTGCCGGCCGCCCCGCGCTCGTTTCCGAGGCCGCCAACGCCTGCGGGCTGATCCGAGCGGGTACCGACGGGTGGGTGGTGCCGACCGCCGATGGCGACGCTCTGGCCGATGCGTTGGCGTCCATTCTCTCCCTCGACGACCGCGCCCTTGAGCATTTCGGTCCTGCCTGCCGCCTCC